A region from the Ammospiza caudacuta isolate bAmmCau1 chromosome 4, bAmmCau1.pri, whole genome shotgun sequence genome encodes:
- the LONRF1 gene encoding LON peptidase N-terminal domain and RING finger protein 1, which produces MAASSPAATVGSELPPEPGGSGGPGEGADEERELLLARLVPASRLKEAVGASLASLCLGPFGGAQRLGTLVDCLVLNYRLRQGPGRGRERGAEGPLRCCGCGRFLGEPVTVPCGHTYCRRCLRRELRARCRRCRDWLLPAGGTSTAAAPPRTSVVLNRLAEKWFPGECERARAGTRLEELLNQGRFREALGAVNQALRADSSDLMLRIYRAESYVGLQEYKTAIEDLNFVISKMPNWPEVYFQKGKVLQDSGFVGDALQLFLQCLALDEDFLPAKLKVEKILCDVLSPEKLGESLKESAWNSAHIRNKPFILGSEVTASYCNLQLCPPQSLGGSDVLEPVSGGLNRAQSAHALNSTKDLAKEDGLKRVSSEPLLSGQGKGALLKRKLSFSEQDTVVCEDGRNKHKKQGESTKRDMTLAFGTIPGDLIDVSDFECSLCMRLFFEPVTTPCGHTFCKGCLERCLDHAPQCPLCKESLKEYLASRKYSITELLEELIMKYLSDELFERKRIHAEETAEHSNLTKNVPMFVCTMAYPTVPCPLHVFEPRYRLMIRRSMETGTKQFGMCISDSQNGFADYGCMLQIRNVHFLPDGRSVVDTIGGKRFRVLRRGMKDGYCTADIEYLEDVKVADEELKKLRELHNFVYNQACSWFQNLRNKFRTQILQHFGPMPDREENIQAMPNGPAWCWWLLAVLPVDPRYQLSVLSMMSLKDRLIKIQHILTYFSRDQSK; this is translated from the exons ATGGCAGCGTCCTCTCCCGCCGCCACCGTGGGCTCGGAGCTGCCGCCGGAGCCGGGCGGCAGCGGGGGCCCCGGCGAGGGGGCGGACGAAGAgcgggagctgctgctggcgcgACTGGTGCCCGCGAGCCGCCTGAAGGAAGCGGTGGGCGCGTCCCTGGCGTCGCTGTGCCTCGGCCCCTTCGGCGGAGCCCAGCGCCTCGGGACCCTCGTGGACTGCCTGGTGCTGAACTACCGCCTGCGGcaggggccgggccggggccgggagcgCGGGGCCGAGGGGCCGCTGCGCTGCTGCGGCTGCGGGAGGTTCCTGGGCGAGCCGGTGACCGTCCCGTGCGGGCACACCTATTGCCGCCGCTGCCTCCGCAGGGAGCTGCGggcccgctgccgccgctgccgggaCTGGCTGCTGCCGGCGGGGGGCACCAGcacggccgcggccccgccgcgcacCAGCGTCGTCCTCAACCGGCTGGCGGAGAAGTGGTTCCCGGGCGAGTGCGAGAGGGCGAGGGCCGGGACtcggctggaggagctgctgaaccAGGGCCGCTTCCGAGAGGCGCTGGGCGCCGTCAACCAGGCTCTGCGAGCAG ATTCCAGTGACTTGATGCTAAGAATTTACAGAGCTGAGTCATATGTTGGCCTCCAAGAATATAAAACAGCCATAGAAGATCTAAATTTTGTTATTTCCAAAATGCCAAATTGGCCAGAG GTCTactttcagaaaggaaaagttCTGCAAGACTCTGGCTTTGTAGGAGATGCCTTACAACTATTTCTACAGTGCTTAGCCCTTGATGAGGACTTTCTTCCAGCCAAGCTAAAAGTAgaaaag ATATTGTGTGATGTTTTGTCACCAGAGAAGTTAGGTGAGAGTCTGAAGGAATCTGCTTGGAATTCAGCCCATATTAGAAATAAACCTTTTATACTTGGTTCTGAGGTGACTGCATCTTACTGCAACTTACAACTTTGTCCTCCACAG AGTTTAGGAGGATCGGATGTACTGGAGCCTGTGAGTGGAGGCTTAAATCGTGCACAGTCTGCCCATGCTCTTAACTCGACAAAAGACCTTGCCAAGGAAGATGGCTTAAAGAGAGTGTCTTCTGAACCCCTTCTCTCTGGCCAAGGAAAAGGTGCTTTGTTAAAAAGAAAGCTTTCCTTTTCAGAACAGGATACAGTTGTATGTGAAGAtggaagaaacaaacacaaaaagcaAGGAG aaagtACAAAAAGGGACATGACACTGGCTTTTGGAACAATCCCAGGAGATTTGATTGATGTATcagattttgagtgctctctATGTATGAG GCTATTCTTTGAGCCAGTAACAACCCCTTGTGGACATACTTTTTGCAAAGGTTGTTTGGAACGGTGTTTAGATCATGCTCCACAGTGTCCACTCTGTAAGGAGAGCTTGAAAGAG TACCTTGCAAGCAGAAAATACAGTATCACAGAACTGCTGGAAGaattaataatgaaatatttatctgaTGAATTAtttgagagaaaaagaattcaTGCTGAAGAAACTGCAGAACACTCCAA CTTGACCAAGAATGTTCCAATGTTTGTTTGCACTATGGCATATCCTACTGTGCCTTGCCCCCTACATGTATTTGAGCCAAGATACCGACTCATGATTCGCAGGAGTATGGAAACTGGAACTAAACAGTTTGGGATGTGCATAAGTGATTCTCAAAATGG TTTTGCAGATTATGGTTGCATGCTGCAAATTAGGAACGTTCATTTTCTGCCTGATGGACGGTCTGTTGTTGATACAATTGGTGGAAAGAGGTTTAGAGTTTTACGGAGAGGGATGAAAGATGGTTATTGCACTGCAGACATTGAATATTTGGAAGATGTTAAG GTTGCTGATGAAGAACTAAAGAAATTGAGAGAGCTTCACAATTTCGTGTACAATCAGGCCTGCAGTTGGTTCCAAAACTTAAGAAACAAATTTCGCACTCAAATTCTTCAGCACTTTGGACCAATGCCTGACAGGGAGGAAAATATACAG GCAATGCCCAATGGTCCTGCTTGGTGTTGGTGGCTTCTAGCTGTTCTCCCAGTAGACCCCAGATACCAGCTGTCAGTTCTCTCCATGATGTCTTTAAAAGACCGTCTGATAAAAATCCAACATATCCTCACCTATTTTTCTAGAGACCAGTCCAAGTGA